The following proteins are encoded in a genomic region of Triticum dicoccoides isolate Atlit2015 ecotype Zavitan chromosome 1B, WEW_v2.0, whole genome shotgun sequence:
- the LOC119308447 gene encoding uncharacterized protein LOC119308447 → MAPPSRAALKRPMENDEDNVLTRSARAKKAKNVSTPSASVPLPLLRHPHPPADDDVVVDAAKALRSFFNIVDSVPAQNLLMLHFASKTAIYSKLFMATISLMALLGHKHYNISKSPAGVLYVSTRSIEDAVMLESQVHVVFGVILSFHRMSTIDREFCYARDEAAAFKLYEHDRF, encoded by the exons ATGGCCCCTCCCTCTAGAGCAGCTTTGAAG CGCCCCATGGAAAACGATGAAGACAATGTTCTCACCAG GTCAGCTAGAGCTAAGAAGGCAAAGAACGTGTCAACTCCTTCGGCGTCTGTCCCCCTACCGCTCCTACGTCATCCTCACCCCCCTGCGGACGATGATGTTGTTGTCGATGCAGCCAAAGCATTGCGCAGCTTCTTCAACATCGTTGATTCTGTCCCAGCTCAGAATCTCCTAATGCTCCACTTTGCTTCTAAGACAGCTATCTATAGCAAGCTCTTCATGGCTACGATTTCTCTCATGGCTTTGCTTGGCCACAAGCACTACAACATATCAAAGAGCCCAGCCGGTGTTTTGTATGTTTCTACTCGAAGCATCGAGGACGCCGTGATGCTCGAATCGCAAGTGCATGTTGTGTTCGGTGTCATACTATCCTTCCATCGCATGTCTACGATCGACCGCGAGTTTTGTTATGCACGCGACGAAGCTGCTGCATTCAAGTTGTATGAGCACGACCGTTTCTGA